A stretch of Vibrio maritimus DNA encodes these proteins:
- the gshA gene encoding glutamate--cysteine ligase, whose product MTNFAKRLDQVAKDETVFRQFGRGVERESLRYTDDGRLATTPHPKALGSAFTNEYITTDFSESLLEFITPVSRDVDTLINQLSDIHHFTQTKLGDEKLWPLSMPCYVGSEDDIALAQYGSSNSGRMKTLYRQGLKHRYGSLMQIISGVHFNFSFPESFWDALFGDQDEKTRQDAKSEAYFGLIRNYYRFGWLIPYFFGASPAICSSFLQGKETKLPFEKVGGTLYLPKATSLRLSDLGYTNSAQSALKIGFNGLEQYLEGLNQAIHTPSQDFAKIGVKVDGEYRQLNDYVLQIENELYAPIRPKRVARSGEKPSEALSRGGVEYIEVRSLDVNPFSPIGITAEQIRFLDLFLTWCALKDSEPMDNCELECWRENWNKVIVDGRQVGLQLQIGCHGEVLDSQSWVKRVFADLREIAKHMDSAHGGNEYAAVCDKLEAWNENPELSISGQLLAKTKELGGLGKVGCELGKEYRQKNLSHEYKAYSTQVMEDEVTRSVSAQMSIESADTVNFDDFLSDYFAYLSPEQAQVAN is encoded by the coding sequence GTGACTAATTTTGCTAAGCGACTGGATCAAGTTGCTAAAGATGAGACCGTTTTCCGTCAGTTTGGACGCGGTGTAGAACGGGAATCGCTACGTTACACCGACGATGGTCGATTAGCGACAACACCTCACCCTAAGGCGTTAGGCTCAGCCTTCACTAATGAATACATCACGACGGACTTTTCAGAGTCGTTATTGGAGTTTATTACCCCGGTGTCACGTGATGTTGATACGCTGATCAATCAGTTGTCCGATATTCATCATTTCACGCAAACCAAGCTCGGTGACGAGAAGCTTTGGCCTTTGTCTATGCCTTGCTATGTTGGCTCAGAAGATGACATTGCCTTAGCGCAGTACGGCAGCTCAAATTCAGGTCGCATGAAGACGCTATACCGCCAGGGACTTAAGCACCGCTATGGTAGCTTGATGCAGATTATCTCTGGCGTGCACTTTAACTTCTCTTTTCCTGAATCATTTTGGGATGCATTATTTGGCGATCAAGACGAGAAAACTCGTCAAGATGCCAAGTCAGAAGCTTACTTTGGGTTGATCCGCAACTACTACCGCTTTGGTTGGTTGATTCCTTACTTCTTTGGTGCATCACCAGCTATCTGCTCCTCTTTCTTACAAGGCAAAGAGACGAAGCTTCCGTTTGAAAAAGTGGGTGGGACTTTATATCTACCAAAGGCGACGTCGTTAAGGCTAAGTGACCTTGGTTATACCAACAGCGCTCAGAGTGCATTGAAGATTGGTTTTAATGGATTAGAGCAATACCTAGAAGGTCTTAACCAAGCGATTCATACCCCATCACAAGACTTCGCCAAAATTGGCGTTAAAGTAGATGGTGAGTACCGTCAGTTGAATGACTATGTGCTGCAGATAGAGAATGAGCTTTACGCGCCAATCAGACCAAAGCGTGTCGCAAGAAGCGGTGAAAAACCGTCAGAAGCACTATCTCGCGGCGGTGTTGAATACATCGAGGTCCGCTCTTTAGACGTGAACCCGTTTAGCCCAATTGGGATTACCGCGGAGCAGATTCGCTTCCTCGACTTGTTCCTAACTTGGTGCGCGCTCAAAGACTCTGAGCCGATGGACAATTGTGAGCTAGAGTGCTGGCGTGAGAACTGGAACAAGGTCATTGTTGATGGTCGCCAAGTGGGTCTTCAGCTACAAATCGGCTGTCACGGTGAAGTTCTCGATAGTCAGTCTTGGGTAAAACGCGTCTTTGCTGATCTTCGTGAGATTGCCAAGCATATGGATTCAGCACACGGTGGTAACGAGTACGCTGCAGTATGTGACAAGCTAGAAGCGTGGAACGAAAATCCTGAACTTTCTATCTCAGGCCAGCTATTGGCGAAAACCAAAGAGCTAGGTGGACTTGGGAAAGTGGGCTGTGAACTGGGTAAAGAGTACCGTCAGAAGAACCTTTCTCACGAATATAAAGCATATTCGACTCAAGTAATGGAAGATGAGGTCACTCGTTCGGTTTCAGCTCAAATGAGCATTGAATCGGCGGATACCGTTAACTTCGACGATTTCTTGTCTGATTACTTTGCTTACCTATCACCAGAGCAAGCTCAGGTCGCTAACTAA
- the oadA gene encoding sodium-extruding oxaloacetate decarboxylase subunit alpha has product MSKPLAITDVVLRDAHQSLFATRMRIEDMLPIAAELDKVGYWSLETWGGATFDACIRFLGEDPWERLRELKKAMPNTPMQMLLRGQNLLGYRHYADDVVEKFVERAHANGMDVFRIFDAMNDVRNFEKAVKAAVDVGAHAQGTLSYTTSPVHNTDTWVDLAKRLEDLGCHSLCIKDMSGLLKPYEAEELISRIKASCEVPLALHCHATTGLSTATAVKAVEAGVDILDTAISSMSQTYGHTPTETVVAMLQGTERDTNLKLEQIEPIAAYFREVRKKYAKWEGQLKGVDSRILIAQVPGGMLTNMEGQLKEQGAADRIDEVLEEIPRVREDLGFIPLVTPTSQIVGTQAVINVLTGERYKSITKETAGVLKGEYGKAPAEVNAELQAKVLEGGEAITCRPADLLEAELHTLTDDLLQKAKAEGISLAEDTVDDVLTYALFPQVGLKFLKNRHNPDAFEPAPGKEDAKPAAPVAAPVTSAQGIEAYSVKVDGQVYDVEVGPKGELTSVTPAIAPAAAAPAPSPAATNVEAVSAPLAGNIFKVNVASGAQVQEGDVLLILEAMKMETEVRAAQSGVVQDVHVKEGDAVVVGAPLVSLA; this is encoded by the coding sequence ATGTCTAAACCACTTGCTATCACGGACGTGGTACTTCGTGACGCCCACCAATCTTTGTTTGCTACGCGCATGCGTATTGAAGATATGTTACCGATCGCAGCCGAGCTTGATAAGGTTGGCTACTGGTCCCTAGAAACGTGGGGGGGAGCGACCTTTGATGCCTGTATTCGATTCTTGGGTGAAGATCCATGGGAGCGTTTGCGCGAGCTAAAAAAGGCCATGCCGAACACACCTATGCAAATGCTACTTCGTGGTCAAAACCTACTGGGTTATCGCCACTATGCAGATGACGTTGTTGAAAAGTTTGTTGAGCGTGCACACGCCAATGGTATGGATGTGTTCCGTATCTTTGATGCGATGAACGATGTTCGTAACTTTGAAAAAGCAGTGAAAGCAGCTGTTGATGTCGGCGCACATGCTCAGGGCACGCTGTCTTATACGACAAGCCCAGTTCACAACACCGATACTTGGGTCGATCTTGCTAAGCGTCTTGAAGACTTAGGCTGTCACTCTCTATGTATTAAAGATATGTCGGGTCTGCTAAAGCCTTACGAGGCAGAAGAGCTGATTTCTCGCATCAAAGCATCTTGTGAAGTGCCGCTTGCGCTGCACTGCCACGCGACAACGGGTCTGTCTACTGCGACAGCAGTGAAAGCGGTAGAAGCTGGGGTCGATATTCTAGATACTGCAATCTCGTCGATGAGCCAAACCTATGGTCACACGCCAACAGAAACTGTTGTCGCGATGCTACAAGGTACTGAGCGCGACACCAACCTAAAACTCGAGCAGATCGAACCTATCGCTGCTTATTTCCGCGAAGTTCGCAAGAAGTATGCGAAGTGGGAAGGTCAGTTGAAAGGTGTGGATTCTCGCATCCTAATTGCTCAGGTACCTGGTGGCATGCTGACCAATATGGAAGGTCAGCTAAAAGAGCAAGGTGCCGCGGATCGCATCGATGAGGTTCTAGAAGAGATCCCACGCGTTCGTGAAGATCTTGGCTTTATTCCTCTGGTAACGCCAACCTCACAGATCGTCGGTACTCAGGCGGTTATCAACGTACTGACTGGTGAGCGCTATAAGAGCATCACTAAAGAGACTGCCGGTGTTCTTAAAGGCGAATACGGTAAAGCGCCAGCGGAAGTCAACGCTGAGCTTCAAGCAAAAGTGCTTGAAGGTGGTGAAGCGATTACCTGTCGCCCAGCCGATCTACTCGAAGCTGAGCTACATACGCTGACTGATGACTTGTTACAGAAAGCGAAAGCAGAGGGCATTTCTCTAGCAGAAGACACTGTGGATGATGTTCTTACTTACGCACTTTTCCCACAAGTTGGTCTTAAGTTCCTAAAAAATCGTCACAACCCAGATGCATTTGAACCAGCGCCAGGTAAAGAAGATGCGAAGCCTGCTGCGCCTGTAGCAGCGCCAGTAACGTCTGCTCAAGGTATCGAAGCATATAGCGTGAAGGTTGATGGTCAGGTTTATGATGTTGAAGTAGGACCAAAAGGTGAACTGACGTCAGTAACGCCAGCAATTGCTCCTGCAGCCGCTGCACCAGCGCCATCTCCAGCAGCAACCAATGTTGAGGCGGTATCTGCGCCGCTAGCGGGCAACATCTTTAAGGTTAATGTCGCTTCTGGTGCGCAAGTTCAAGAAGGCGATGTCCTATTGATCCTCGAAGCGATGAAGATGGAAACGGAAGTTCGCGCAGCGCAAAGCGGCGTGGTTCAAGATGTACACGTTAAAGAAGGCGATGCCGTTGTTGTTGGCGCGCCTCTTGTTAGCTTAGCGTAA
- a CDS encoding M16 family metallopeptidase, whose amino-acid sequence MRKIWLGLLSVVFVYGCSNSDFSTQSDSALPPGITLVEEMKADPDRVMIPYSKYKLDNGLTVILAPDDSDPLVHVDVTYHVGSAREEIGKSGFAHFFEHMMFQGSEHVGDQQHFKIITEAGGTLNGTTTRDRTNYFETVPSNQLEKMLWLEADRMGFLLGAVSQRKFEIQRDTVKNERAQNFDNRPYGLIWERMGEAMFPEGHPYSWQPIGYVEDLDRVDVNDLKAFFLRWYGPNNAVLTIGGDIDKAQTLEWIHKYFGSIPKGPSVEKAPKQPAVLPEDRYITLEDRIRQPMVVIGWPTTSYRGAEDQVVLDAMADAIGGGTNGLLYQKLIKTQKALDAGAFSDCNELACNFYVYAMGASTDKDGLKSLYNDLLATLDEFDKQGISDERLKQITGLSEAGAVFALQSVKGKVTQLAANETFYGQPDRIEQKLEQIRSVTSEEVSAAYKTFIEDKHKVTLSVVPRGRTDIAVKPATFVTPARTLPEYKKVTEADLELRRPVDDFDRSVMPQVAEGVAAKMPELYQVHFDNGSELLGTETSETPTVEIHFQMPAGSRYVPKGKEGLAGLTAAMMEEGTTTRTVEQLQAELDSLGSRIGFSEGAYTTRVSVSALERNLPQTLTLLEDILFNPAMKQEDFDRLKAQTLEGLVYQHQKPSWMASQATRDVLYGDSVFGRSSDGSAESISSITLEDVKAFYRDHYTPQGTQIVVVGDISEKKITDQLAFWSLWQGQAAPLIAPEIIPSQGEQRIYLVDKPSAPQSIVRMVRQGLPFDATGELYLSRLANFNLAGNFNSRINQNLREDKGYTYGASGYFASNREVGAIVFSAQVRADATLASLEEMIAELKNYSENGMTDEELSFMRLAVGQQDALTYETPSQKASLLSSILTYSLDKDYLKQRNEIVATVEKETLNTLAAKWFDPSQYQLIVVGDAKRLKPQLEKLNIPITELEISQ is encoded by the coding sequence ATGAGAAAGATCTGGCTCGGCTTACTGTCGGTGGTCTTTGTTTACGGTTGTAGCAATAGTGACTTTTCGACCCAAAGCGATAGCGCACTCCCTCCGGGTATCACCCTTGTTGAGGAGATGAAAGCCGATCCCGACCGGGTGATGATCCCATACTCCAAGTACAAGCTGGATAATGGTTTGACCGTCATTTTAGCGCCTGACGATTCAGATCCTCTTGTGCACGTCGATGTGACCTACCATGTCGGCTCTGCACGTGAGGAAATCGGCAAGTCTGGGTTTGCTCACTTTTTCGAACACATGATGTTCCAGGGCTCAGAGCATGTTGGCGATCAACAGCATTTTAAGATCATCACGGAGGCTGGCGGTACCTTAAACGGTACGACGACTCGAGATCGAACCAATTATTTCGAGACGGTTCCGTCCAATCAGCTTGAGAAAATGTTGTGGCTGGAAGCGGACCGTATGGGCTTTTTGCTTGGCGCTGTCTCGCAGCGTAAGTTTGAGATTCAGCGTGATACCGTCAAAAATGAACGCGCCCAAAACTTTGATAACCGCCCTTACGGTCTGATCTGGGAGCGTATGGGGGAGGCGATGTTCCCTGAAGGCCACCCATACTCTTGGCAGCCAATTGGCTATGTAGAAGATCTCGACCGTGTCGATGTCAACGATCTAAAAGCCTTCTTCTTACGCTGGTATGGTCCAAACAATGCCGTGCTCACTATCGGTGGTGATATCGATAAAGCGCAAACACTCGAGTGGATTCACAAGTACTTTGGCTCGATACCTAAAGGTCCGAGTGTAGAAAAAGCACCAAAACAGCCGGCAGTACTGCCGGAAGATCGCTACATCACGCTCGAGGATCGCATCCGCCAACCTATGGTGGTGATTGGCTGGCCAACGACGAGTTACCGCGGGGCAGAAGATCAAGTGGTTCTCGATGCGATGGCGGATGCTATCGGTGGTGGTACCAACGGTTTGCTGTATCAGAAGCTAATCAAAACGCAGAAAGCCCTCGATGCTGGTGCGTTTAGTGACTGTAATGAACTCGCGTGTAATTTCTATGTGTATGCCATGGGCGCCTCTACAGACAAAGATGGCTTGAAGTCTCTTTACAATGACTTGTTAGCGACGCTGGATGAGTTTGATAAACAAGGCATCAGTGACGAGCGACTCAAGCAAATCACAGGGCTTTCAGAAGCCGGTGCCGTATTCGCACTGCAAAGCGTGAAAGGCAAGGTGACGCAACTTGCTGCGAATGAAACCTTCTATGGTCAGCCAGATCGCATCGAGCAAAAACTGGAGCAGATTCGCTCGGTGACATCGGAAGAGGTAAGTGCTGCTTACAAGACCTTCATTGAAGACAAACATAAAGTCACCTTGAGTGTTGTACCAAGAGGGCGAACCGACATTGCGGTGAAACCAGCAACGTTCGTGACGCCAGCACGCACTCTGCCTGAATATAAAAAGGTAACCGAGGCTGATCTTGAGCTGCGCCGTCCGGTTGATGACTTTGATCGTAGTGTTATGCCTCAGGTGGCGGAAGGGGTTGCGGCGAAAATGCCTGAGCTGTACCAAGTTCACTTCGACAATGGCAGTGAGTTATTGGGCACTGAGACCAGTGAAACGCCAACGGTTGAGATCCACTTCCAGATGCCAGCGGGCAGTCGCTATGTTCCTAAGGGCAAAGAAGGGCTTGCTGGCCTTACTGCTGCCATGATGGAAGAGGGCACAACAACACGTACGGTTGAGCAGCTTCAAGCAGAACTCGATAGCTTGGGGAGTCGAATTGGATTCAGTGAAGGCGCGTACACGACACGAGTTTCTGTATCCGCATTAGAGCGTAACCTACCACAAACCTTAACCTTGCTTGAGGACATCTTGTTCAATCCTGCGATGAAACAGGAAGACTTCGACCGTCTCAAAGCACAAACGTTAGAAGGCTTGGTGTATCAGCATCAAAAACCAAGCTGGATGGCATCGCAAGCTACCCGTGATGTGCTCTATGGTGACTCAGTCTTTGGTCGCTCATCAGACGGCAGTGCCGAGTCCATATCGTCTATCACTCTAGAGGATGTGAAAGCCTTCTATCGCGATCACTACACGCCGCAAGGAACCCAAATCGTCGTGGTTGGCGATATCTCAGAGAAGAAGATCACCGATCAATTAGCGTTCTGGTCGCTATGGCAAGGGCAAGCTGCACCGCTTATCGCACCAGAGATCATTCCATCTCAAGGTGAGCAGCGAATTTATCTTGTCGATAAACCATCTGCACCACAAAGTATTGTACGTATGGTGCGTCAAGGCCTACCGTTTGATGCAACGGGCGAGCTTTACCTAAGTCGTCTAGCAAACTTTAACCTGGCAGGTAACTTCAACAGTCGCATCAATCAGAACCTCAGAGAGGACAAAGGCTATACCTACGGTGCCAGCGGTTATTTTGCTAGCAACCGTGAAGTTGGCGCGATTGTGTTTAGTGCTCAGGTTAGAGCCGATGCAACCCTTGCTTCTCTCGAAGAGATGATTGCTGAGCTGAAAAACTACAGTGAAAATGGCATGACGGACGAGGAGCTCTCTTTCATGCGCCTCGCAGTGGGGCAACAAGACGCCTTGACTTATGAAACACCGAGTCAAAAAGCCAGCCTGCTTTCGTCGATTTTAACCTATAGTTTGGATAAGGATTACCTTAAGCAGCGTAATGAGATTGTCGCCACAGTCGAAAAAGAGACCCTCAATACGTTGGCAGCGAAGTGGTTTGACCCGAGCCAATATCAGCTGATAGTGGTCGGTGATGCCAAGCGTTTAAAACCACAACTAGAGAAATTGAATATTCCAATTACAGAGCTTGAAATCTCTCAATAG
- a CDS encoding YqgE/AlgH family protein, whose protein sequence is MNLANHFLVAMPGMKDPYFQRSVIYVCEHNEDGAMGIMISTPIDVTVANMLKQVQTELPIASQTTHSKSLDEPVLNGGPVSEDRGFILHNPKDQYQSSIQITDTVSVTTSKDILAVLGTDAQPDNYIVALGYSGWSAGQLETELAENSWLTIEADPSVIFDTPVEERWSSAVGMLGFDIAQLSTDVGHA, encoded by the coding sequence ATGAACTTAGCCAACCACTTTCTCGTGGCAATGCCGGGGATGAAGGATCCGTATTTCCAACGCAGCGTCATTTATGTGTGTGAGCACAATGAAGATGGTGCGATGGGGATCATGATCAGCACTCCAATCGATGTCACTGTCGCAAACATGCTTAAGCAAGTGCAAACTGAGCTTCCTATCGCCTCGCAAACAACACACAGCAAAAGCCTTGATGAGCCCGTTTTGAACGGCGGGCCCGTTTCCGAAGATCGCGGCTTTATCCTCCATAACCCTAAAGATCAGTACCAATCCAGTATCCAGATCACCGACACGGTATCTGTTACCACGTCTAAGGATATTCTGGCCGTACTCGGCACTGACGCTCAGCCGGATAACTATATCGTCGCATTAGGTTATTCTGGCTGGAGTGCAGGGCAACTGGAAACCGAGTTAGCTGAGAACTCTTGGCTCACCATAGAGGCCGACCCAAGCGTGATCTTTGATACCCCGGTTGAAGAGCGTTGGAGTAGCGCTGTCGGTATGTTAGGGTTCGATATCGCTCAGCTTTCAACTGATGTTGGTCACGCATAG
- a CDS encoding NADP-dependent oxidoreductase, giving the protein MKCKQIVIPEFGSAEVLAFQEIEVPQPQAGEVLVKVAYSGINPIDVKTRAGLGWAAAENKDNLPWVPGYDIAGSIEGLGEGANEFEIGQEVVGFIGFPVRGGGYSQYVCVPESELTPIPNSVTLEAAAALPLAGQTAAQAINKAQVQEGERVLILAGAGGVGHIAVQIAVAAKAEVYTTCSERNLDYLATLGAHAINYEFAPASERVSDVDVLIDLVGGDTALDALKCLKDNARVVTIPTITAELVCEKAKLLGFEASGMLVSPDTKQMETLLYMVGVGLLKTEIQQVYPYQQVVAAHQQVETSRTRGKVLLNMQC; this is encoded by the coding sequence ATGAAGTGTAAACAGATCGTGATTCCAGAATTTGGTTCAGCAGAGGTATTGGCGTTTCAAGAGATTGAGGTTCCACAGCCTCAGGCAGGAGAAGTTCTGGTAAAGGTTGCCTACTCTGGAATCAATCCGATTGATGTGAAAACTCGTGCAGGTCTTGGTTGGGCGGCTGCAGAGAACAAAGACAATCTTCCTTGGGTTCCCGGCTATGACATCGCCGGTTCGATTGAAGGATTGGGCGAGGGTGCTAATGAGTTCGAAATAGGGCAAGAAGTCGTTGGCTTTATCGGTTTCCCTGTTCGAGGTGGTGGCTACAGCCAGTACGTATGTGTTCCTGAGTCAGAGTTAACTCCGATTCCTAATTCCGTCACACTTGAAGCGGCCGCAGCGTTGCCGCTGGCAGGTCAAACCGCGGCACAAGCAATCAATAAAGCACAAGTTCAAGAAGGGGAACGAGTGTTGATTTTAGCGGGTGCAGGTGGTGTCGGTCATATCGCCGTTCAAATCGCTGTCGCAGCAAAAGCAGAAGTGTATACCACGTGCAGTGAGCGTAATCTTGATTATTTGGCCACCTTGGGCGCGCATGCCATTAACTATGAGTTTGCACCGGCATCCGAGCGTGTAAGTGACGTCGATGTGCTTATCGATCTTGTTGGTGGTGATACGGCTTTAGATGCGCTGAAATGTTTGAAAGATAATGCGCGAGTCGTGACGATCCCTACGATAACCGCAGAGCTAGTGTGTGAAAAAGCCAAGCTTCTTGGCTTTGAAGCAAGTGGTATGTTGGTATCGCCAGATACTAAACAGATGGAAACCTTACTTTATATGGTGGGCGTTGGGTTGCTGAAAACGGAGATCCAACAAGTCTACCCTTATCAACAAGTGGTGGCTGCTCATCAGCAGGTAGAAACCAGCCGCACGCGCGGTAAAGTACTTCTTAATATGCAATGCTAG
- a CDS encoding YqaA family protein, whose amino-acid sequence MLETFSQFLAESWFADSALAVLFISGFLSATLLPGGSEAGLIATLSLQQYSPVWVIIVATIGNTLGGLTNYWIGIWLPNRTQNEKHGHKAMAWLQKYGYWSLLFSWLPVIGDPLCLAAGWLRMKFLPCVVLIAIGKALRYMVLTALFYGLF is encoded by the coding sequence ATGCTAGAAACGTTTTCTCAATTCCTTGCGGAGTCTTGGTTCGCCGACTCCGCTCTCGCTGTTCTTTTTATCTCTGGATTTTTAAGTGCAACACTTCTCCCGGGCGGCTCTGAAGCAGGTCTTATTGCTACATTGAGCCTGCAACAGTATTCGCCCGTATGGGTTATTATCGTCGCCACGATAGGTAACACCTTAGGTGGTCTCACTAATTATTGGATAGGGATTTGGTTACCAAATCGAACTCAAAACGAGAAGCATGGTCATAAAGCCATGGCTTGGCTACAAAAATATGGGTATTGGAGCTTGTTATTTAGCTGGCTACCCGTCATTGGCGACCCTCTCTGTTTAGCGGCAGGGTGGCTAAGAATGAAATTTCTGCCTTGTGTTGTTTTGATCGCTATAGGTAAGGCTCTGCGCTATATGGTGCTTACGGCCTTGTTCTACGGTCTATTCTAG
- a CDS encoding sodium ion-translocating decarboxylase subunit beta: protein MEGLMTLWSETGIANFEFGQICMILVGCILLYLAIRKGFEPLLLLPIGFGAVLANIPNAGFTEPGGLLYYVYYIGIESGVFPLLIFMGVGAMTDFGALIANPKTLWLGAAAQFGIFATLFGAILLNYVPGMEFSMQDAASIAIIGGADGPTAIFLASRLSPDLLGAIAVAAYSYMALVPIIQPPIMKALTTPEERTIKMAQLRHVSKGEKVLFPLAVLLMTILFLPSATPLVGMFCLGNLMREAGVVDRLSKTAQNELINIVTIFLGLGVGSKLQAEQFLNFETLGILALGAVAFSIGTGAGVLMAKLLNKYSKEDINPLIGAAGVSAVPMAARVVNKVGLQANPQNFLLMHAMGPNVAGVLGSAVAAGILLALVG from the coding sequence ATGGAAGGATTGATGACCTTATGGTCAGAAACAGGGATCGCTAACTTTGAATTCGGCCAGATCTGCATGATCTTGGTCGGATGCATCTTGTTGTACTTGGCGATTCGCAAAGGGTTTGAGCCGCTGCTTCTATTGCCAATCGGTTTTGGTGCAGTGTTGGCCAATATCCCTAATGCGGGCTTTACTGAGCCGGGTGGTCTGCTGTACTACGTCTACTATATCGGTATTGAATCAGGTGTATTCCCGCTGCTCATCTTTATGGGCGTGGGTGCGATGACGGACTTTGGTGCCCTTATTGCTAACCCGAAAACGCTATGGTTAGGCGCAGCGGCACAGTTTGGTATCTTTGCGACCTTATTTGGCGCGATCTTGCTGAACTACGTACCTGGTATGGAGTTTTCCATGCAGGATGCGGCATCAATCGCTATTATCGGTGGTGCCGACGGTCCAACCGCGATTTTCTTAGCGAGCCGACTGTCTCCTGATTTACTTGGGGCAATCGCGGTAGCAGCCTACAGCTACATGGCATTGGTACCTATTATTCAGCCGCCAATCATGAAGGCACTTACCACGCCTGAAGAGCGTACCATCAAGATGGCTCAGCTGCGCCACGTTAGCAAAGGCGAGAAGGTTCTGTTCCCTCTTGCCGTGCTATTGATGACGATTTTGTTCTTGCCATCAGCAACGCCTCTGGTTGGTATGTTCTGTCTTGGTAACTTGATGCGTGAAGCGGGTGTTGTCGATCGACTATCGAAGACGGCGCAAAATGAGCTGATCAACATCGTCACCATCTTCTTGGGTCTAGGAGTGGGTTCTAAGCTTCAAGCTGAGCAGTTCCTGAACTTCGAGACCTTGGGCATCCTAGCTCTTGGTGCTGTGGCGTTCAGTATCGGTACTGGCGCGGGTGTATTGATGGCGAAGCTCCTCAATAAGTACTCAAAAGAAGACATCAACCCTCTTATTGGTGCTGCAGGGGTTTCTGCTGTACCAATGGCGGCGCGTGTAGTAAACAAAGTAGGTTTGCAGGCTAATCCGCAAAACTTCCTGCTGATGCATGCAATGGGACCAAACGTCGCAGGCGTATTGGGCTCCGCCGTAGCTGCGGGTATCTTGTTAGCTCTGGTTGGCTAG
- the luxS gene encoding S-ribosylhomocysteine lyase has product MPLLDSFTVDHTKMHAPAVRVAKTMQTPKGDTITVFDLRFTIPNKDILSERGIHTLEHLYAGFMRAHLNGDQVEIIDISPMGCRTGFYMSLIGTPSEQQVADAWLNAMQDVLKVESQNKIPELNEYQCGTAAMHSLDEAKAIAEKIIEAGIQVNKNDELALPESMLQELKVD; this is encoded by the coding sequence ATGCCACTACTGGATAGCTTTACGGTAGACCACACTAAGATGCACGCTCCAGCGGTACGCGTTGCGAAAACAATGCAAACCCCTAAAGGCGACACGATTACTGTTTTCGACCTACGTTTTACGATCCCAAACAAAGACATCTTGTCTGAGCGCGGCATTCACACACTAGAGCACCTATATGCGGGCTTCATGCGTGCACATCTAAATGGTGATCAGGTTGAGATCATCGATATCTCTCCAATGGGTTGTCGTACTGGTTTTTACATGAGCTTGATTGGTACCCCATCTGAGCAGCAAGTTGCTGACGCTTGGCTAAATGCAATGCAAGATGTACTGAAAGTCGAGAGCCAGAACAAGATCCCTGAGCTTAACGAGTATCAATGTGGTACTGCAGCGATGCACTCACTGGATGAAGCGAAAGCGATCGCAGAGAAGATCATTGAAGCGGGTATTCAAGTGAATAAGAACGATGAGCTTGCATTGCCTGAGTCTATGTTGCAAGAGCTGAAAGTAGACTAA
- the ruvX gene encoding Holliday junction resolvase RuvX: MTSRTIVAFDFGTKSIGSAIGQEVTGTASPLKAFKAKDGIPNWDDIEAMLKEWQPDLIVVGLPTDVRGKALDEITARAKKFANRVHGRFGFQVEMHDERLSTAEARSELFEMGGYKALSKGNVDCQSAVVILESWFEAQWA, translated from the coding sequence ATGACATCCAGAACCATCGTTGCTTTCGATTTCGGAACCAAGAGTATTGGTAGTGCTATAGGCCAAGAGGTCACTGGCACAGCAAGCCCACTAAAAGCTTTCAAAGCCAAAGACGGCATTCCAAACTGGGATGATATCGAAGCCATGCTAAAAGAGTGGCAACCTGACCTCATCGTCGTGGGTCTACCCACCGACGTGCGAGGCAAAGCACTTGATGAAATCACCGCTCGCGCCAAGAAGTTTGCCAACCGTGTACATGGTCGGTTCGGCTTTCAAGTGGAAATGCACGATGAAAGACTGTCTACCGCCGAAGCTCGCTCGGAGCTGTTTGAGATGGGTGGTTACAAAGCCTTATCAAAAGGCAATGTCGACTGCCAGTCAGCGGTGGTGATCTTAGAGAGCTGGTTTGAGGCGCAGTGGGCTTAA